The DNA segment TGCCTCTGCGTTCCCTCCGACCCGCAACGAAAACAGTCTTTGGCAGATTCGCTTGCCGAATATCAAGCTTCGATCCTCATCACCACGGCCGCATCAGCACAGCATATCGACTTCACAACAGCTGTAGACCTCGAGACTGTGGTCGTCAGTGGAGAATTCACGCCGAAGCTGGAACTTCCGCCACATGTGAAGCTGATTAGTGTTTATGGCGCGCCTGAGTGTAGTATCATGGCTATGTGCGCCACTGAGGATCAAATGTTAGATCGAGAAGGCTCTCTAGGCAGAGGAATGGGAAGCAAAACTTGGATTGTGTCTACTTCGAATTCTGGAACGCTTTGTGGCGTTGGTGAAGTCGGAGAGCTCTGGCTTGAGGGTCCACTTGTCGGCGCAGGCTACTTGAAGGATGCTGGAAAGTCCCGTGAGTCTTTCATGGACAATGTTGCGTTCTCCATCAAAGATGGTGGGTCTGCTCCATCAGGGAGAATCTTCAAGACTGGCGATCTGGTGCGATATATGTCCGATGGCtcgatcgtcttcgtcggtcACCGAGAGGCACACGTCAAGAAGGTTCGCGGAAAACGTATCGATTTGACCGAGATCGAGGGTCACATGAAAGAGCTTCTAGGCGAACAGGTTATGGACGTGGTCGCTGAAGTCATCGCAGCTCAAGGACAACCCGAGCCGGTGCTCGCTGCTTTCATTGTCCCTGCTGGCGATTCAGTTCTCGATTCATCCCAGCTCAGACAATCTGTGGCACAGCTAGCAGAAGAGCTCGCGACAGTTTTGAAGCAGCAGCTACCTTCAAATATGGTTCCCATTGTCTTCCTGGCTCTGCGGAGCGTTCCAATGGACAAAAATGGCAGAGTAGACCGGAAGAAGTTACGAGAGACTGCAGAGCGCAAATCACAAGATCCTGAGAACCGGACAGCAGTCCATGCCATCCGCCCAGCCCAAGCAATGACGGTGCTCGAAGTCCAACTGCAACAGCTTTGGGCACAAGTCCTCGGCATCAAAGACCGATCGAGCATCACCGCTAATTCTGACTGGATCACTCTTGGCGGAGATGAGACTTCTGCCTCCAAGCTTGTCGCTGCAGCCCAGAACTGGGGACTTGCCGTATCCGTTGCGGATGTGCTTGCTCGCACTCGTCTGGCAGACTTGGCTGAATGTGTCAAACATTTCCATCGCGCTTCTGTGGTTGCACCTGAAGGCATGGATCAACCTTCATGGTCTGATATGCGAAGAGGTACATTCCAGTCGAGCTTTGCTTCCGACAAATCTGGATTTGGGGGTTCGAATGGCGTCCGAAACAACAGTGCTGTGACGAAGAACTCTATGGATAGACGTCGATCAAGCATCTTGGTCAATGGGAAGGAGGAGACACCGCCAGCTCCAATGGTTTTACTGCCTCTGACGTCGATGCAGAAGAGACTGCTACAGGGTTCGATCGGTGGCCATCATGCTCCTGCTGGGGCAGAATACTATGCTCTCGATCTACCATCGAGACTGGAGCCGTCCAAAGTCATTGAGGGTTGTCGAAAGCTCGTGGAGCACTTCGATGTGCTTCGCACAGTCTTTGTACAGGTCGAGAACTCTGTCTTCCAAACCGTCCTGCCCGCTGTGGACGTGCCGATCGAGGTACACCAGATGGACAATGGCCTCGATGAAGCTTCCGATGCCTTCATACGGAAGGATGCCAATATTCCATTAACACTGGGGCGCAGTCTGCTGCGCATGTATGTCTTGCACAAGAGTGGAGAATATATGCGCATAATCTTACGCAGCAACCAAGCCTACACAGACGGACAGAGCATTGCCACCCTCGGACTTGCGTTGGCCGATGTGCTTAGCGGCAAAGAACTGAGAGCTGGTCCAACCTTTCACGATTTCATACAGCACGTGAAAAACGAATCGAACAAGAGTCGATCGTACTGGCGGAATCTACTACTCGGTGCCTCCATGACTTTCGTTCCCAAAGCACCATCCTCGTCAGTGGCATCTAAAGATATCAAGACACTGTCCGCAACCAGCATCATGCAGCTTCCCAGCATAGCCTCCTCCACGCCTTCCACAGTCTTCACGGCAGCTTGTGCAGTCCTTCTCGGACGACTCACATCAAACGCCAAGGAAGTACTCTTTGGCCGTCATATCGTAATGCGCAACTCGTCGACCTCCTCTCATCAACAGAGTTCTCTCACAGTCGTTCCATGCACGAACCTGGTCCCCGTCCGCGTGCGTCTCGAACCAAAGACTTCGATTCTCAAACAAATCGCAGAGCAATTCGTCGCAGGAATGGAATATGAGAATGTCGCATTTGAGGATGTCGGCAACGATCGATGTTTGACACTTCTAGGAGATGAAGGACAGGAGATTGGAGTGGATTTCGGTATGGTGAGCGAGTTTCACTCTGCTCAGGAGAGATTTATCGGAGGAAGAGATGGAGTGAAGTGGTTGGGTAAGAGGGAGAATGAAGTATTGAGGAGTAATGCCGTGATTGTGGAGGGATGTGAGCTGGGCAACGGAAGAGTAAAGGTTGAGATCAGGGCGAAAACGAATGTTCAGTCCCAAGAGAGGTTGGCAGAGATGATGGGATTGATGGAGGAGGCTGTCAGAGAGTTGGGTAAAGAGGGAAGGGGAAAGAGAGGGTTTGAGGATTAGTTTTGAGTCGACACAATGATTGCAATTATGGCGCTGTCTTATACAGCCACTTCAATATCCACGCTATCGCGATTCTTCTCGCACGGCATTATTGTATCTCTCTACGAGCCGACACTAGAACTCGAAAACACATCGACAAACCTTCTATATCAGCCACTGTCTTCGGACGAGACCAGTGATTATCCTTTGCTTTGGAGCACCCATATCAACACTTGAGACCTTCAGAGCAAGTCCACAGCAACCCTCAATCGCCGAGCCCTTCTGCATAGACGCCAACAGCATCAGGCAGAGTTTTGATGCACAGCCGCACTACCTATGCCATCTCCATCAGACAAACACTCCGCTTACGTCTCCCAACTTGAAATCCAACAAGCCAAACCTCCCTAGTCCCGCTTATTAGCTCAGCAGCTCACGTCCCTTCAAACATACTTATCAAAGTACATCGGTACCTCCCTACCGCACAGCCTACTGTAGACAAACTTCACACCACATCTTCTGCCTCCTGCAATCCCTACCAGAAAACCTAAGCCTGACTCGCGAACTCAGTTTCCAAAGTCCTTGATCCCAGTCAACCATCTTCATCCGCACGTGGCGAACAACATGCTCTGCAGGAGGGGGCCTGAGTCATGTCATGGCGGACATTCGGGTCCAGCAGAGAATGTCACATGCGAGATACCTGTGGTTTTTGCTGACAGCAGCGGAGATAAGAGGTTAGGAATAGGGGAGATGATGGAAAAGACCTGGCTCTCGCAGTTTCGTGCATGAGTCTGGCTTGTAAGATCGGAGAATTTTTCGGTTGAGGTCGAAGTCAAGTGGAAAAGTATTTCCAGTGTGACACGAGATGAACTCAGATTCAGGGCGAGCGACAGCATGATAGCGTGCCCGGCGAAACGTGAAGAGCCATCATTCAACAGGCGTAAAACCTGCGGACCAGACGCGTTTACGCACAAGAATTGAGATCTTTTCAATTCGTGTCATGTCCTGCCATGGGACTTCTAACTCGCTCGCGGACCTGTACTCTTCTCTACACTTGTACGCCGCGAAAGCGCGGATATTGATTTCCAGTGATTATCGATTCCAGCCTCGAGACTTCGCCACCACCAAGCACGAAGCCTATCATGAAACCCAGATTGCAGGACTAGCATTGCTCAAATTAGAGACTTACGCCAAGAGATTTCTTCACAACGTCTCATGAAACTCAACTACTCCTTGCTCGCGGCCAAAAAAAAATTGTACCTCCTAGAGGAAGTCAAACTTCATGATGATGAGTGAACAAGCGTCACGATGATGGAATTGACATTGTGCTCTCGACATTCCTAGTCCGTGTCGTTATGGTTCACTTGCTTCTGGTGAGCTTTGCTGTGCACTCCAATAACCATCCGCTTTGTCTCCGCAATCATTCGAGATCGTTGTCGGGGGTGGACATCTGCTAAATCCAAAGAAAGGGCGAAAGTAGAACGTGTGGTCTGATATCCTGCGCGGCCGGCGGACAGGAAAGGCGCAACGGTCGGGTCACAGCAGTTCCATTGAACTGCGGCTGCTCTGGCGCGGTCCGAAACGTTTCTGCGTGAGCAACGAGCGGAGCGGAGCGGGCAACGATGCTTGTAGGCCGCTATTGAATCTTGGGCCAGTACATGTATACATGACCAGGTACGATTCTGCGAATGAGGATTGAATGTGCAGTGAAGACCTTGACATGTACTTTTCTCATGTCAGCATTAAAGACTTCCATTTTGTCGAGAGCAATCTCTCGGAAGACTGTGAAACAAACCATGTCAGTCTGACTGGTAGACCAACCCGCAATGCCTTGTGGTATCAGCAGAAGTCAGATATAGCTGGCAAGCAGATCTCAAACCTCTGCTTGGCAAAGTCGACAAAGCCACGATCTTCACTCCTTGCGATAATCCGTGCGCGCGTATCGCTACGTCAACCAGGCCAGCATGCAGGCCTGTCATCCGATGTACTCAAGAGCACGTTTCTTGCAAGGATACAAGGAAAGGGTCGCCTGTTGTCAGATGTGGAGGAGTCGGAAAGTCAATTCTTCGAGAGTTCGGATCCTGAACATGCAACGGGACCGAGCAGAAAATGTGGTCTGAGGTTCCTGCGATCCCTTCCGCGCGCGATGATAGCATAGGGGCGGTGAGATCTTAGTTGGAAAGTGATGATGTGTACCGATGGACGAGTAGTGAAGTCGTCAGCGCCGAGTCTTAGTCGTTCTGATTTCGGTGAGCGGCGAGCTGAGTAGAGCACAAGAAGTCGGACCGCAAAGGACTTACTGTTGTCTTTTGCAATTCTCATACTAGAAAATCTGATGTCACTGAGCACAGTAGATACTATGCTCGTAGTCATCGTTCCAATGCCGAGGGAGCATTCCAAACAGCCATGGGGTTTCTCCCACGAGACTTCTCCGAATCACTCAACCAACGCAACACGTTGAGCCACATGCAATCGCAATCCCGGACTCCTGAGCTCGTAAGTTAAGATTCGTCCTTTTCTGACTTCGTCATCTAAAGCATGCTTCCACGTGACGATGGCGGTGAAGTTAGAAGTTAGAAAGAAGCTGCCTGTTCGGCAGAGCATTGGCCCAAAGCAGGAGCCCAAATTACAAACAAGGAAGGGACACGAGTACACAAACTCTATGCAGAGAGTTGTTCAGGAACTTTGACTGCCCCTTACGGATGATCGGATAGTCGTTTGTAATGGTACTTCAATACCAAAGAGTTCCGATCGGCTCGTGCAAACCGCGGGCCCGGAGCGTACCTGGATGATTCGGAGGCAAGAGTGATATTCGGATACGTTCACTTCGGCGCGCCATAGGAAGAAGGTCGTGTGTACTGGTACGCAGGCAATGTGTCCACGTCAAGCAGCCCGTGCCACCAAGTCTGCGACAACAAGAGTCAGAACTTGCTTGCGGCCGCGATGGACTTCGTGCCCCGGCAGGTGACGACGTGTCCGATGGGATAACTCGGGGTCTCAGGAAGAACGTCGTATATATTGGTACACTGTCATTCCATCCGAGTCAACAAGTCCGCGGCAACCTGAGTCAGAACTTGGCGCGGCCGCAATGCTTCGTTGTCGTGCGTCCTGACAGGCACGAAGGAGTCGACGAAGGCAGCGCGAGGCGCCTACAGTTCAAGGTCGTTCTCATACCCCGGGTATCATATCCTACATGCAGTACTGTCCATCCAAGAGTTCAGTTCTATCCTCTTGCAACCCTTCATCGTGATAATCATGCAATCCTTCG comes from the Cercospora beticola chromosome 4, complete sequence genome and includes:
- a CDS encoding uncharacterized protein (SMCOG1002:AMP-dependent synthetase and ligase~antiSMASH:Cluster_11), with the translated sequence MVTLAREGAIGISEATTTAGGSSMPLMMDSTELTMNHHSTNTANTSASAIGREDTAAIFCHEQFADLDAEQFPRLPSATYTPRPSKSFESTIEGLGWDSSAFKPTIFVRLAWALLQAKYTNNQDVLFGAATGINGTAYPNRVRLDYNETVEQALQALQSQSESLAAAVSTTDSKDLSSRQAALDCECDYQTMLVLTSSSTPSVEIAPQMRERRRQSLIDLYALTLECTVSITGLWIRFVFDPAVLSSRQIERMSAQLRHVLSQILMQPQSKVGEIGIACEDDLRDIEEWNSSSLSSEGTSKTVVELLKKATDREALAVDAWDGKFTYAQLDDFSTRLAFHLAEMGVGKGAIVPVCLEKSKWMSVAILGVIKSGAATLCLNANHPAGYLCKIMSGRSQISALVCSDSTRDLTSQIADGRSVVVLGDNFFATLHIEPVEPLPAIEPEDMLCVLPTTGNSLAVLTHANFAVGIINQSKICSITSKSRLYDLHSYNSSLAYLNNLLAFTNGSCLCVPSDPQRKQSLADSLAEYQASILITTAASAQHIDFTTAVDLETVVVSGEFTPKLELPPHVKLISVYGAPECSIMAMCATEDQMLDREGSLGRGMGSKTWIVSTSNSGTLCGVGEVGELWLEGPLVGAGYLKDAGKSRESFMDNVAFSIKDGGSAPSGRIFKTGDLVRYMSDGSIVFVGHREAHVKKVRGKRIDLTEIEGHMKELLGEQVMDVVAEVIAAQGQPEPVLAAFIVPAGDSVLDSSQLRQSVAQLAEELATVLKQQLPSNMVPIVFLALRSVPMDKNGRVDRKKLRETAERKSQDPENRTAVHAIRPAQAMTVLEVQLQQLWAQVLGIKDRSSITANSDWITLGGDETSASKLVAAAQNWGLAVSVADVLARTRLADLAECVKHFHRASVVAPEGMDQPSWSDMRRGTFQSSFASDKSGFGGSNGVRNNSAVTKNSMDRRRSSILVNGKEETPPAPMVLLPLTSMQKRLLQGSIGGHHAPAGAEYYALDLPSRLEPSKVIEGCRKLVEHFDVLRTVFVQVENSVFQTVLPAVDVPIEVHQMDNGLDEASDAFIRKDANIPLTLGRSLLRMYVLHKSGEYMRIILRSNQAYTDGQSIATLGLALADVLSGKELRAGPTFHDFIQHVKNESNKSRSYWRNLLLGASMTFVPKAPSSSVASKDIKTLSATSIMQLPSIASSTPSTVFTAACAVLLGRLTSNAKEVLFGRHIVMRNSSTSSHQQSSLTVVPCTNLVPVRVRLEPKTSILKQIAEQFVAGMEYENVAFEDVGNDRCLTLLGDEGQEIGVDFGMVSEFHSAQERFIGGRDGVKWLGKRENEVLRSNAVIVEGCELGNGRVKVEIRAKTNVQSQERLAEMMGLMEEAVRELGKEGRGKRGFED